TGTTCCTTGCCCGAAAATACATATTCCTTGTGTGCCAGAAAATTTCAGTAAAGCTTTGCAAGTGTGGAAAAAACTattagtgaaaaaaaatgattggcaattttttagcagataatttgttggtaacttaTCAACAGTATAATTCccaaattaccaatttttttactagtttttcaatttttatttacagAGCTTAATACTATCTTGAATCTTATATGAAATTACCCACTAAAATGTCCGTTTTAGAGAAATAAATAGACAAATTGTCTCGTCTAACTACGCAGTGAGGGCATAACTACTTATAAGTCCAATTAAAAGATCGTAAAGTTAGCCACATGGATATGTAATAAAGAATATTTAGCTATTTATATTATGGCGACGAAGCAAAAAATAGGTACATAAATTTCACAATCATGAATACCCTTTTTTATCTCATGAACTAGATTGGAATATCATGTAATTTTACCTATCGTCAGCCCTTTAAATGAGAAAAGTCCATGCACTACGTTTTGTGATATCGACGTAACAAGTAGATGCAAAATCTCGCTTTGGATTGACCAGGGTCTTGGCCAACAGTAAATCTAACACCGCCATGCAAGAAAAACAATGGGAAGAATCTATGTACTATATGGAATCTTGTACTAAACTCAGCATTGCAAAACACATAAAAATGACAACTTTATTATAATCTTCTTTTTCACGTATAGGTCAAGGGACTTCACTTTCCTATATATCTGGTGGAGGGGGTGCAAAATTGTGAGAGCCTAAACCTATATTTATATGTACCTAAATCTAGAGGGTCATGGCCTAAGGACCGATATAAGTATAAAACGTAAGATCATGCTTCGATTGGATCAATTTGATGGCTGGCGATTGTTGATGGGGGGCTTGCGCTTGGCCTTGGGAGGGCCTCTGTAGTCCTTGCGCATGAGGTTTGCGATCTCGTCCTCCGTCACTTCGACAAGCCTCCTCGCTTCGGCTTCCATCGGATTCGCTTGACGATGACGAGGATCGAGTGTCGGAGAAGATCCTCGAGAGAAGCGCTGGTCAGACATTGGGGAACGACAATCCGAGCTGGCCTCATCAGAAGTGTCGCTCGTTGGAGGATGGAATGCTCCCTCACTCCTAGAGATTCCCCCGCCACTCTTCTGAAATGTAAGGGGAAATATTAGGTCATAGGAAGTTCCTCAATAATCgtttttttgtccttttataTGAGGTAATAACATAaatgattcttaaattttagctTAATGTACAATGTAATccataaaattataatttgttcaatgtggtccctGAATTTTTACCCAACACGAAatgtggtccttgaacttttgatttattcaatgtggCATCTAAACTTttgtacatgtttaatttattcaatgtggcttgaaagtattcaatattatcttagaatttgaatttataaaaaGACAACAccgaacatttttttttaatcttagaTTTTGAACATATAAAAAAACAGACACagtaaacaaattaaaagtttttttttaataaggtttatggatcatattaaataaattgaagttCATGGATTGCATTGTACATTGGGCCAAAGTTTATGGACAATTTGTGTGattatcccttttttttatcCTAGAAAGTTCCTTGATAATGACATGAATCatgagagaggaagagagaaggattAATCCTTGGTAGATAAGATGTGTGTAGAGTCAATATGAACATGTACATAATATGAACAAATATAGGAATATTAGCCATAGAATGTCCAGTTTTCATGAAAATGAGACGACCCGAATGAGTTATTTATATAGTTTGTTGCGAGAGTGTTAAGTTACTAAATATATTTCACATTACTCTCTAACACTTTCGGTTGTCCTAAAAACTCATATTTATTGGAGATTTAACTACTCAATCAGTATTTTACATCTTAACACGcagggagaggagggagagcaGGGGAGGGAAACCTGATTAGTACATGGGACTGCTCCTCTTGTGAGAGACCTCTTGGACGGATGCTCATTTTTTCCTACAAAAAGCAACGAACCATAAACAATGAACAGATATTTCGATAGCTAGGGCTGCAATGAGTCAGTCGATGGAAACATTTCCACATGTTTGACTAATATCGTATGGTAAGTAACCTTTGACGGTGCATGCCATGATGATCATCAGCAACAAGTCATTAACATAAATAACTAATGCTCTTTTCGAGAGTGATCAAAGAAAAGTTGCATTAGCATAGACTTTTTGATATTTACAAGTTTCCACGAGGAAACACCATCCTAATGACTGCACATTGACAATTCAGTTATGTTTAGGAGGGTGAAACTTGGGGCCACGGTAGTCAGAAGTGGCAGCCACGAAGCTAGACTCTCCAGAATATTGTTTACAGTAATAATGTCCATTACTAGAAACCCAAACCCTTTGGCCTTGAAATATGCATTTTCTCTCGGTATGGGTTGAACCTGATGAAATCCCTGAATAAGTCCCTCCATTTTGCACTTGTTTCTTCTCACCACCAGCGCTCCTTGGGGCTTCATAATGCATCATCATTTTCCTTCCATCTATCCCCGGTTTGCCCTCGCTGGAAGCTGGAAGATCACTCCCAAGAAGCTCCTGCATATGTATAGGTTCAACGGTATTTACACAGGGATGTATTCTTCAGATAGAGAGCAACAACTTTTCTTGGAAAAAAtttcagttaaaaaaaaaaattgcatgacaCGCTGCTAAAAAAAGATCGCATGAGATAACAATCTACCTTGTGCACGGgcaaaacaagatcatttttGTCTGACTGAAACCctgagaaaagaagagaaatatatGTTAAAACTATCATCTGGGTGAACTTGAACTTTTCGTATTATGAACAATCAAAACATagaaaaagattgagagatATGGTACCTTGACGAGCTTGTGCTAAGGAGCTTTTCGTGCCATGCATGACCACGAATAGAAACCCTAGCAGTACAAAGCTTCTTGTAAACCCTACTCTCACCATGACTGTATGTTTTCTTGCTTTAAAAGATTCTTGTTCTGAACAtcaagaagaaaggagagattCTGAAGAACACGAGAGTTGGTTttatagagagaaagagagagagagagagagttcaaacCCAGTTAGTCAAAGCAAAGCAAGAGGGTCTACTCTCCGACACTTGTCAGCATAAAATATTACCTCTGAAAACATGCAGGGCTTCGTATTTCTCAAAGGTAACATGATTAAATATAAAGAAATCGGGAAAGAAAAATCGATCAGACTCtaggaaaaaaagatttgaatgGCGTTCTGCTTTGCAGGGGTTCGATGGAAGATATGTGCGCTTAATTTTCTAAGTCATGCTTCTGATTTCTAATGTTATTCTGCGCACAACTAGACGGGGAGGATTAATTTGGTCCCACACCAAGTTGATTACCATGTTCATGTTGATATACGTCTCTTTGTTTAAGAACGCATAAAATTGAGGAAGAAGTTGTTGGGAAATCTTAAACTCTCTCTCACCCAAAAACTAACTCAAAGGGTGAGGGTTTCCTTCATATTTATAAACCGACCATTAACCCCTTCCACAACCGATGTGGAATGAACTCTAACAATCTCTCATTCACATATCGAGCTTAGGTTGAAGCTACAACAACTCACTACTCCGATACCGGTGTTGTAGTCTTTGGCCTCTTTTCACCCTGAAAACTAGTTTAAAAGATAAGATTTTCCCTTACACTTATAAATATACTATCAATCCATTCCACAACCGATGTGATACAAattccaacaatctcctcctcaCACATTTGGCTTAGGTGGGAGCCACAACAACCCTTTTCGAGTGATCATTGGGTCTAGACTTGTTGTCACTTAGGCTCTAATATTAGTGTTGCATGGTCTTAGGGCTCTATTATCCTAAAAGTTAGCTCAAAGTACCAAACATTCTTTCAAACTTATAAATT
Above is a window of Eucalyptus grandis isolate ANBG69807.140 chromosome 9, ASM1654582v1, whole genome shotgun sequence DNA encoding:
- the LOC104419456 gene encoding uncharacterized protein LOC104419456 yields the protein MVRVGFTRSFVLLGFLFVVMHGTKSSLAQARQGFQSDKNDLVLPVHKELLGSDLPASSEGKPGIDGRKMMMHYEAPRSAGGEKKQVQNGGTYSGISSGKNEHPSKRSLTRGAVPCTNQKSGGGISRSEGAFHPPTSDTSDEASSDCRSPMSDQRFSRGSSPTLDPRHRQANPMEAEARRLVEVTEDEIANLMRKDYRGPPKAKRKPPINNRQPSN